In Lolium rigidum isolate FL_2022 chromosome 3, APGP_CSIRO_Lrig_0.1, whole genome shotgun sequence, the genomic window CCTTGGCGTGCTGAGTCGAGTGGTGTGAGAAGCCCGTCCGTGCGAGCCCGGGAACGGCGCCGTCGTCGCCGACATCCCGCCGGCAGAGAGTCTCCCCGCCACGTCGTTGATTTTGACCTCGATCAAAGTccacgtggcagctgacgtggcatTGGCCCAATCGTCAGTGACCCTGGGTAGCACTAGCCTAGGTGTGTTTAGTAGTTTCTGTTTTATTTCAAAATTCATAAATTGCTGAAACATTACAagaataaataaaattcatttcaattctgaaaaatacaaatgagatatcaaaacattcataaaaataaagtctatccaataaaaatataatatgaaatttttatgtttaataaaaatttaattatttaaaactTGTTAATTAAGTATTTtcatttaattctaaattcaattaaaattcaataattaagaaaagtttcaaaaataaataaaaaccagtaaataaataaagaaaacattaaaactaatttttctttattatgatcttattaaatccttattagagggatttaaaccttaAATGGCATTTTTCTTAGTTTcggttgttgttgttgactaaaaggtTGAATGTAGATTATTTTAGAAGAAATTTTAGTGCtacaatgtagactatttcagaacagGGGAGTATGATACTACGTCTATGTTAATATGCACTATGAAAAATAATAACATAGTATGCATGACAATACTTTATATTACTCCCCACTACGACTAATCTAACTAATCACTCAAAGTATAAGGAGTTTAAGACCTCATGTATAAATATATTTAGACACATCACCAAATAAAAGCATTCTGCAAATAAACCATGGAGCAAATCTCTCTTTTTCTACGAAAACTACAAATGTCAAGCAATGACCGGTGTTCTTCAGCGAGGCTTATTTTCGCTAATTGATCGGTAAAACATGTTTTCACACGAATGTGTGCCATAATCAAGAGATGCATGTTGTCACATGAATTCAGTGTCTCAATCAGTACCTCCGGCATCAAATATGTCACATGAATCAGTGCCTaatcagagcaagtacaataagatttAGTCAACATGCAATAATAatttaaatattatatttgtATTTAGTTggaggaaaaaaaaagaggagatagAAGATAAGTGGGCTTAAGTGTTAGCTGTAGTATGTGCTCCTAGAAAAGTTATGAGAGTAAAAAATGTGTGTCATATATTAATAAAGTAATACATAAAAAACTACCTCCGTTTCGATGTATAAGGCGCACACATATTTCAAACCAAACTTTGATAAAAAtaaatcttaattatattgtatgtatttagtATCGTTAGATTCGCATTGAAATATACTTTCTAATAATGATAATTTTATatcaacaatctttatatatttaaagtaattatgATCAAAGAAAAAAACACATAAAACGAGGATGCCTTTCATCAAAATGGAGGGAATATTGTACGTGTTAGCTATATTTTAGCTATAGATAACATGATTACAGCCAACAGCCCAATTATTTGGTTGAACTTGCTCTCAAGGAGACTTGCATACTTTGGTCAAACTGAATCCATGtacattttattttgtttgagaTGTATGCGCATGTCCTGAACCAATATGAACAAGAGGCACCGCCCAATTATTTGTTTGAACAAACAGTTTTGCTCTTTCTTGGCACGCCCAATTATTTGTTTGAAGCTCCGCCACACTGATCCACAACGTGCTTTATTCAAAACTTCTGAATGGCATTCACTTGGACGAGAATGGTGCGTCGCTCTCTAGACACTAGTGTCCACAACAAAATGTTACAAGATCGGCATACAACTACTGTAACTTGACTGACACACAGGACTCCAGGAGGCAATAATGCAATATAAAACCGAGCCACGCCAATCAGGCGGATCCATCCCCAGATCAgttggagacggcggcggcgtcgccgcCGTTGTCGTAGACAAAGCGTTTCATGAGGCGGACCACCTCGGTCCCGGCGTCGCCGTACGGCTCGACGGAGAAGAACCCGTGGTCCTGCCCGTCGAACTTGACGAGCTCCACCGACTTACCCATCGCCTTGAGCCTCGCGGCGTAGTCGGCGGCGCGGTCGCAGAGCAGGTCGTACTCGGCGATCACCACgagcatcggcggcagcgggagGCCGTCCATCGCCGGGCTCTCCGGCCCGAACGGGTTGGAGAACGGGTGGTCCCTCGTGGATCCCGGCGGCAGCAGAATGCGCCATCCCTTGTCGATGACCGGCAGCGAAATGAACGGTCCCGGCGGGAGCTCCAGCTCCGACTTCGTTCTCTCCACCCCGCCGAACAGCGGGAAGAGCAGCACGTGCCCCAGGACGCGCACGGGGTCGAGGCGGCCGAGCAGGCCCGAGGCGAGGCGGACGGCCGTGTGGTGGACGACGCCACCGCCGgcagagtcgccggcgacgaacaCCCGGCCGAAGTCAGCCAACTCCGCGAGCCAGGGGTCCGCGTCCGGTAGCTCCTCGGCAACCGCGACCGCCTGGTCGCGGACCCAGCGCAGGACGGTGGCCGCGTCGTCGAGGCCCGCGGGGAGGGGGTGCTCGGGGGCGAGGCGGTAGTCGGCGGAGATGACGACGGCCgggagctcgccggcgaggcggaggCAGCAGTCGTGGAAGCAGGGCATCTCGAAGCTGCCCATGATATACCCACCTCCGTGGTAGTAGACGATCACCGGGAGCTTCTCCCCggaagaggaggaggccgccTGTGGCTTGTACACGCGGAGCTTGCAGACGTCGTGGCTGGCGTCGTACACGATGTCCTTCCACTGGACGACGGGCTGGCCGGGCGGCGGCGTCAGGGGCGGGTGCGGGTAGGTGTACTCGGCGCGGATCACGGAGCCGTCGCTGAAGAACTGGAGTATTCCGGGCACATCCTCCACGACGTGCGGCGGCGGGAAGGACGCCATGGGCGCGGGATGGGCGGTGGAGGCTATGAAGATAAGCTAAGTTGACTGAAGCAGTTCAGTGAGCAGTGATGGTACTGGTAGTGTGGTAGGTAGTTGGGTGACATCTTCGCTGTGCTGCCCTCTTTTATACACGAGCTGAGCAGCTGAGTGACATCTTCGCCCTGACATCGTCGCTGTcctatttctttctttttttcatgaaacttggtgGCCACGGATGTATCAACAGTTAGCGAGTCAACGATTTGCTTCTTG contains:
- the LOC124700776 gene encoding probable carboxylesterase 15, which codes for MASFPPPHVVEDVPGILQFFSDGSVIRAEYTYPHPPLTPPPGQPVVQWKDIVYDASHDVCKLRVYKPQAASSSSGEKLPVIVYYHGGGYIMGSFEMPCFHDCCLRLAGELPAVVISADYRLAPEHPLPAGLDDAATVLRWVRDQAVAVAEELPDADPWLAELADFGRVFVAGDSAGGGVVHHTAVRLASGLLGRLDPVRVLGHVLLFPLFGGVERTKSELELPPGPFISLPVIDKGWRILLPPGSTRDHPFSNPFGPESPAMDGLPLPPMLVVIAEYDLLCDRAADYAARLKAMGKSVELVKFDGQDHGFFSVEPYGDAGTEVVRLMKRFVYDNGGDAAAVSN